A single genomic interval of Shewanella psychropiezotolerans harbors:
- a CDS encoding c-type cytochrome: protein MKKLALALSVLACISSPVMAEGNAEAGKTKAIVCSACHGVDGNSMIDMYPKLAGQQTTYLIKQLHDFRSAAKTGGKEGRNDPIMGGMALMLSDQDIEDVAAYYSSQTKVVAEVKDIPTLGEQLYKGGDMTRGITACIACHGPEGAGIELAGFPDIGGQHANYLKIQLNKFSDTNRNNDLNGMMQDIAKKLTSDDIEALSKYISSLK from the coding sequence ATGAAAAAGTTAGCTCTTGCGCTATCAGTCTTAGCCTGTATCTCTTCGCCTGTAATGGCTGAAGGCAATGCTGAAGCGGGAAAAACTAAAGCAATTGTTTGTTCTGCCTGTCACGGTGTTGATGGTAACAGCATGATAGACATGTACCCAAAACTTGCTGGACAGCAAACCACTTACCTGATTAAGCAACTACACGATTTCCGTAGTGCAGCTAAAACAGGCGGTAAAGAGGGTCGTAACGATCCGATTATGGGTGGTATGGCTCTCATGCTCAGCGATCAAGATATCGAAGATGTCGCTGCATACTACTCTTCACAGACTAAAGTTGTAGCCGAAGTAAAAGATATACCAACTCTAGGTGAGCAACTATACAAGGGTGGTGATATGACTCGCGGAATTACTGCTTGTATCGCTTGTCACGGCCCGGAAGGCGCTGGTATAGAGTTAGCAGGCTTCCCAGATATCGGTGGTCAACATGCCAACTACCTTAAAATACAGCTTAACAAGTTTAGCGATACAAATCGTAACAACGACTTAAATGGCATGATGCAAGATATCGCGAAGAAACTTACCAGCGATGATATCGAGGCATTATCTAAATATATATCAAGCCTTAAGTAA